One stretch of Streptomyces sp. NBC_01363 DNA includes these proteins:
- a CDS encoding carbohydrate-binding protein: MLRRRAPAACTATVAVGVLALAGLTGSASADPAPHLRTPAATGTEQLSPGLLEAMRRDLGLTAAEARVRLGHETRAAAVAAGLKRSLGADFAGARVSGADAALTVATTDASDAARIREAGARPVVVEHSQAELCAVKAALDRVALREAPEGVPVWYVDVASNRVVVQAARASAADAFLADSGVAPAWVTVRHSAEEPRTFTDLRGGDAYYMNGSGRCSVGFPVKRGSSQSGFVSAGHCGTPGVGTSGYNQQAQGSFQGSIFPGRDYSWVATNTNWTPRALVNGYGNGDVTVTGSTEALEGASVCRSGSTTGWHCGTVQQRNTSVTYQEGTVSGVTRTDVCAEPGDSGGSFISGSQAQGVTSGGSGNCSQGGTTYFQPVNPALQAYGLTLVTNGAPTDPPTDPPTEPGGSWAAGTTYAAGDVVTYGSDSYRCLQPHLAQPGWTPPNVPALWERV, translated from the coding sequence ATGCTCCGCAGACGTGCCCCGGCCGCGTGTACCGCCACCGTGGCCGTCGGTGTGCTCGCGCTGGCAGGTCTGACCGGCAGCGCATCCGCCGATCCGGCTCCCCACCTCCGCACCCCCGCCGCCACGGGGACCGAGCAGCTCTCGCCCGGTCTGCTGGAGGCCATGCGACGCGACCTCGGACTGACCGCCGCCGAGGCGCGCGTCCGGCTCGGCCACGAGACCCGGGCGGCGGCCGTCGCCGCCGGGCTGAAGCGCTCCCTCGGCGCGGACTTCGCCGGTGCCCGGGTGAGCGGTGCCGACGCGGCCCTGACCGTGGCCACCACCGACGCCTCGGACGCCGCCCGGATCCGCGAGGCCGGTGCCAGGCCCGTCGTCGTCGAGCACAGTCAGGCCGAACTCTGCGCGGTCAAGGCCGCGTTGGACCGGGTGGCGCTGCGCGAGGCCCCCGAGGGCGTGCCCGTCTGGTATGTCGACGTGGCGAGCAACCGGGTCGTCGTGCAGGCCGCCCGCGCCTCCGCCGCCGATGCGTTCCTCGCCGATTCCGGGGTGGCGCCTGCCTGGGTGACGGTGCGTCACTCGGCGGAGGAGCCGCGTACGTTCACCGATCTGCGGGGCGGTGACGCGTACTACATGAACGGCTCGGGGCGCTGCTCCGTAGGCTTCCCGGTCAAGCGTGGCAGCAGTCAGTCCGGCTTCGTCAGCGCCGGTCACTGCGGAACTCCCGGGGTCGGCACCAGCGGCTACAACCAGCAGGCGCAGGGCTCGTTCCAGGGCTCCATCTTCCCCGGCCGCGACTACTCCTGGGTCGCCACCAACACCAACTGGACGCCGCGCGCCCTGGTGAACGGTTACGGCAACGGCGATGTGACGGTCACCGGATCCACCGAGGCCCTGGAGGGGGCGTCGGTCTGCCGCTCCGGCTCGACGACCGGCTGGCACTGCGGGACGGTGCAGCAGCGCAACACCAGCGTCACCTACCAGGAGGGCACCGTCTCCGGGGTCACCCGCACCGATGTGTGCGCCGAACCCGGTGACTCCGGCGGGTCGTTCATCTCCGGCAGCCAGGCGCAGGGCGTCACCTCCGGCGGCTCCGGCAACTGTTCCCAGGGCGGTACGACGTACTTCCAGCCGGTGAACCCGGCGCTCCAGGCGTACGGGCTCACCCTGGTCACCAACGGCGCCCCGACCGATCCGCCCACCGACCCGCCGACCGAGCCGGGCGGCAGCTGGGCGGCGGGCACGACGTACGCGGCGGGCGATGTCGTGACGTACGGCTCCGACAGCTACCGCTGCCTCCAGCCGCACCTGGCCCAGCCCGGCTGGACGCCGCCGAACGTGCCGGCCCTCTGGGAACGCGTCTGA
- a CDS encoding carbohydrate-binding protein — MTPEPTEGSGGDRRISRKTLLKAALVAGTVPLLAGGGVALARDAGSGGWPPAPTPNCDDGDGPTHDQIEGPYFKPDSPLRTSLVTGSTPGVRLTVSGYVFGRACKPVPGVLLDFWQADTDGAYDMSGFAFRGHQFTDQSGAFGLTTIVPGLYPGRTRHIHVKVQAPGSGILTTQLYFPDEPRNNTDALFDPALLMNVRDAGPAKEGTFDFVLDLAQTPTDPPTDPPTDPPGSTWAAGTLYSAGDRVTYGGVAYRCLQAHSAMAGWEPPNVPALWERG; from the coding sequence ATGACCCCAGAACCGACCGAAGGCTCCGGCGGCGACCGCCGGATCAGCCGCAAGACACTGCTCAAGGCCGCTCTCGTGGCCGGCACCGTCCCGCTGCTCGCGGGCGGAGGCGTCGCGCTGGCCCGCGATGCCGGGAGCGGCGGCTGGCCGCCGGCCCCCACGCCGAACTGCGACGACGGCGACGGCCCGACCCACGACCAGATCGAGGGGCCCTACTTCAAGCCCGACTCCCCGCTCCGTACGAGCCTGGTGACCGGCAGCACGCCCGGCGTCCGGCTGACCGTGAGCGGCTACGTCTTCGGGCGGGCCTGCAAACCCGTCCCCGGAGTGCTCCTGGACTTCTGGCAGGCCGACACCGACGGCGCGTACGACATGAGCGGATTCGCCTTCCGCGGGCACCAGTTCACCGATCAGTCGGGAGCCTTCGGCCTGACCACGATCGTGCCGGGGCTGTACCCGGGGCGTACGCGTCACATCCACGTCAAGGTCCAGGCGCCCGGCTCGGGCATCCTGACCACCCAGCTGTACTTCCCGGACGAGCCGCGCAACAACACCGACGCCCTCTTCGACCCCGCGCTCCTGATGAACGTCCGGGACGCCGGACCGGCGAAGGAGGGGACGTTCGACTTCGTCCTCGACCTCGCCCAGACCCCGACCGATCCGCCCACCGACCCGCCGACCGATCCGCCCGGCTCCACCTGGGCGGCCGGAACGCTCTACAGCGCGGGAGACCGCGTCACGTACGGCGGCGTCGCCTACCGCTGTCTGCAGGCGCACTCGGCCATGGCCGGCTGGGAACCGCCGAACGTCCCCGCGTTGTGGGAACGCGGGTAG
- a CDS encoding bifunctional 3'-5' exonuclease/DNA polymerase, producing MTERWALAMTETGGALLAPLAPTGLPAAPVVAEPDLVAAVRARPDVTRWVWRSTAEIYPPLLAAGVPVSRCYDIEVAESLLLAHEGRLGEPRSAAAAHARLRNAPVPPDPPPRSAEPGSQSSLFEPRSGAQLPFDDLLQVYADQLRRHDTTEHPGRMRLLTAAESAGMLVAVEMNRSGLPWRADVHRDVLHDLLGERYAGGGEPRRLAELADEVSAAFGRRVRPDLPADVVKAFAQAGIKVKSTRRWELKELDHPAVEPLIQYKKLYRIWTAHGWSWLQDWVRDGRFRPEYQPGGTVSGRWTTNGGGALQIPKVIRQAVVADEGWRLVVADADQMEPRVLAAISRDRGLMEVAGHDGDLYTALSDRAFHGDRDHAKIALLGSVYGQTSGDGLKNLAALRRRFPLAVAYVDDAAKAGEEGRLVRTWLGRTSPPAAGSGTDEEAGIPQESTEPPSAEGDLTPGYASSNARARGRFTRNFVVQGSAADWALLLLAALRQSLRTAGLRAELVFFQHDEVIVHCPQEEAQAVVKAIRAAGELAGRTVFGETPVRFPFTTAVVERYSDAK from the coding sequence ATGACCGAACGTTGGGCTCTGGCCATGACGGAGACCGGCGGCGCCCTCCTCGCCCCGCTGGCCCCCACCGGCCTGCCCGCCGCCCCGGTCGTGGCCGAACCCGACCTCGTGGCGGCGGTCCGCGCCCGCCCGGACGTCACCCGCTGGGTCTGGCGGTCCACCGCCGAGATCTACCCCCCTCTGCTCGCGGCCGGCGTCCCCGTGAGCCGCTGCTACGACATCGAGGTCGCCGAATCCCTCCTCCTCGCCCATGAGGGCCGCCTCGGCGAGCCCCGCTCCGCGGCCGCCGCCCACGCCCGCCTGCGCAACGCCCCCGTGCCGCCCGATCCGCCGCCCCGCTCCGCGGAGCCCGGCTCCCAGTCCTCGCTCTTCGAGCCCCGGTCCGGTGCGCAGCTGCCGTTCGACGACCTGCTCCAGGTCTACGCCGACCAGCTCCGCCGTCACGACACCACCGAGCACCCGGGCAGGATGCGCCTGCTCACGGCCGCCGAGTCGGCGGGCATGCTGGTCGCCGTCGAGATGAACCGGTCCGGCCTTCCCTGGCGCGCCGATGTCCACCGGGACGTCCTCCACGATCTGCTCGGCGAGCGTTACGCGGGCGGCGGCGAGCCCCGCAGACTGGCCGAGCTGGCCGACGAGGTGTCGGCCGCCTTCGGCAGACGGGTCCGCCCCGACCTCCCCGCCGACGTGGTGAAGGCCTTCGCGCAGGCCGGCATCAAGGTGAAGTCCACCCGCCGCTGGGAGCTGAAGGAGCTGGACCACCCGGCGGTGGAACCCCTCATCCAGTACAAGAAGCTGTACCGGATCTGGACGGCACACGGCTGGAGCTGGCTGCAGGACTGGGTGCGCGACGGCCGCTTCCGCCCGGAGTACCAGCCGGGCGGCACGGTCAGCGGCCGCTGGACGACCAACGGCGGAGGGGCGCTGCAGATCCCCAAGGTGATACGGCAGGCGGTCGTCGCCGACGAGGGCTGGCGCCTGGTCGTCGCGGACGCCGACCAGATGGAGCCCCGGGTGCTCGCCGCGATCTCCCGCGACCGCGGTCTGATGGAGGTGGCGGGCCATGACGGCGATCTGTACACGGCGCTGTCGGACCGTGCGTTCCACGGCGACCGGGACCACGCCAAGATCGCGCTGCTGGGCTCGGTCTACGGCCAGACCTCGGGCGACGGCCTGAAGAACCTGGCCGCCCTGCGCCGGAGATTCCCGCTGGCCGTGGCCTATGTCGACGATGCCGCGAAGGCGGGCGAGGAGGGACGTCTCGTACGGACGTGGCTCGGCCGGACCAGTCCCCCCGCGGCCGGGAGCGGGACGGACGAGGAGGCCGGCATCCCGCAGGAGAGCACCGAACCGCCCTCCGCCGAAGGCGATCTCACCCCTGGTTACGCATCGTCCAATGCCCGCGCGCGGGGCCGATTCACGCGCAACTTCGTGGTGCAGGGCAGCGCGGCCGACTGGGCGCTGCTGCTCCTGGCCGCCCTGCGCCAGTCGCTCCGCACCGCCGGCCTCCGGGCCGAGCTGGTCTTCTTCCAGCACGACGAGGTGATCGTGCACTGTCCTCAGGAGGAGGCGCAGGCCGTGGTGAAGGCGATCCGGGCGGCCGGTGAGCTGGCCGGGCGGACCGTCTTCGGCGAGACGCCGGTGCGTTTTCCGTTCACTACGGCGGTGGTGGAGCGTTATTCGGACGCGAAGTAG
- a CDS encoding type III polyketide synthase has translation MAVLCKPAIAVPEYVITNEETLELAQRLHGDHPQIDLVLRLIEHTGVQKRHLIQPIDKVLQHPGFDARSITYEEHTKARVPAVVRQALDHAQLEPQQIDLIVYVSCTGFMMPPPTAWLIGEMGFRPETRQLPIAQLGCAAGGAAVNRAHDYCTAYPDANVLIVACEFCSLCYQPTDLGVGSLLSNGLFGDGIAAVVLRGRGGTGVRLERNGSYVIPATEDWISYAVRSTGFHFQLDKRVPGTMEPLAPALEAVAEENQWNAGKMDFYIIHAGGPRILDDLSHFLDVPPEAFRFSRATLTEYGNIASAVVLDALGRMFDEASVLDGQRGLMAGFGPGITAEISLGTWTSGSHS, from the coding sequence ATGGCGGTTCTCTGCAAGCCGGCCATCGCGGTTCCCGAGTACGTCATCACCAACGAGGAAACCCTTGAGCTGGCTCAACGGCTGCACGGCGACCATCCGCAGATCGACCTGGTCCTTCGGCTGATCGAACACACCGGGGTGCAGAAGCGACATCTGATCCAGCCGATCGACAAGGTGTTGCAGCACCCGGGCTTCGACGCCCGCAGCATCACCTACGAGGAGCACACCAAGGCCCGGGTGCCGGCAGTCGTGCGCCAGGCGCTCGACCACGCCCAACTGGAGCCGCAGCAGATCGACTTGATCGTCTATGTCTCCTGCACCGGCTTCATGATGCCGCCGCCGACCGCGTGGCTCATCGGCGAGATGGGCTTCCGGCCGGAGACCCGGCAGCTGCCGATCGCGCAACTCGGCTGCGCCGCGGGCGGCGCCGCCGTCAACCGGGCGCACGACTACTGCACGGCCTACCCCGACGCCAATGTACTGATCGTGGCCTGCGAGTTCTGCTCACTGTGCTACCAACCCACCGACCTGGGTGTGGGATCGCTGCTGTCCAACGGTCTGTTCGGCGACGGCATAGCCGCCGTCGTGCTGCGGGGCCGCGGCGGGACGGGAGTACGACTGGAGCGCAACGGCTCGTACGTCATCCCGGCCACCGAGGACTGGATCTCGTACGCGGTCCGCTCCACCGGGTTCCACTTCCAGCTCGACAAGCGGGTGCCCGGCACGATGGAGCCCCTCGCACCGGCCCTGGAGGCGGTCGCCGAGGAGAACCAGTGGAACGCCGGCAAGATGGACTTCTACATCATCCACGCGGGCGGCCCGCGCATCCTGGACGACCTGAGCCACTTCCTGGACGTGCCGCCCGAGGCGTTCCGCTTCAGCCGCGCCACCCTCACCGAGTACGGCAACATAGCCAGCGCCGTGGTGCTCGACGCCCTGGGCCGCATGTTCGACGAGGCATCGGTTCTCGACGGCCAGCGTGGCCTGATGGCCGGCTTCGGCCCCGGCATCACCGCCGAGATCTCCCTGGGCACCTGGACTTCCGGATCCCATTCCTGA
- a CDS encoding cytochrome P450 yields the protein MEPVAGARHCPFDYAEALEFDPVLRHLMTEEPVSRIRLPHGDGEAWLVTGYDDVRTVTTDRRFSRSAIIGRNFPRMTPEPIVQDEAINVMDPPGSSRLRSLISKGFAPRHMERMQVRTQHVVDELLDRMEEHGAPADLFEHLAAPLPLTTICEVLDIPEADRAQLRAHARTMMDTTVENKDAAVRAKADLRAYFETLTAERRANPGDDLISALATARDGDEILNDRELTVMAMVLLITGQDTTTYQIGNIAYTLLTRPDELAMVRDRPEMLPQAMEELLRFIPFRKGVGIPRVATEDVELSGVRIREGDIVHVSYLTANRDGRKFDRPDELDLEREGPSHMTFGWGGHHCLGAPLAAVELQTAIGTLLKRFPALKLATPAEEVRWNKTSIWRYPLELPVTW from the coding sequence ATGGAACCAGTCGCCGGCGCACGGCACTGCCCGTTCGACTACGCCGAGGCCCTCGAATTCGACCCGGTGCTCAGGCACTTGATGACCGAAGAACCCGTCTCCCGCATCCGCCTCCCGCACGGCGACGGCGAGGCATGGCTCGTCACCGGCTACGACGACGTGCGTACGGTGACCACCGACCGGCGCTTCAGCCGCAGCGCCATCATCGGCCGGAACTTCCCGCGCATGACCCCCGAGCCGATCGTCCAGGACGAGGCGATCAACGTCATGGACCCGCCGGGCAGCAGCCGCCTGCGCAGCCTGATCTCCAAGGGCTTCGCGCCCCGCCACATGGAGCGCATGCAGGTGCGCACGCAGCACGTGGTGGACGAGCTGCTGGACCGCATGGAGGAGCACGGCGCCCCCGCCGACCTGTTCGAGCATCTGGCGGCCCCGCTGCCGCTGACCACCATCTGCGAGGTCCTCGACATTCCGGAGGCAGACCGCGCACAACTGCGCGCCCACGCCCGGACCATGATGGACACCACCGTCGAGAACAAGGACGCCGCGGTACGCGCCAAGGCCGATCTCCGCGCCTACTTCGAGACGTTGACCGCCGAGCGGCGCGCGAACCCGGGCGACGACCTGATCAGCGCGCTGGCCACCGCTCGCGACGGGGACGAGATCCTCAACGACCGGGAACTGACCGTCATGGCCATGGTCCTGCTGATCACCGGCCAGGACACCACCACGTACCAGATCGGGAACATCGCCTACACGCTGCTCACCAGGCCGGACGAGCTCGCCATGGTGCGCGACCGCCCCGAGATGCTCCCGCAGGCCATGGAGGAGCTGCTGCGCTTCATCCCCTTCCGCAAGGGCGTCGGCATCCCCCGTGTCGCCACCGAGGACGTGGAGCTGAGCGGGGTGCGGATCCGGGAGGGGGACATCGTGCATGTCTCCTATCTGACGGCCAACCGTGACGGCCGGAAGTTCGACCGTCCCGACGAGCTGGACCTGGAGCGTGAGGGGCCGTCCCACATGACCTTCGGATGGGGCGGGCACCACTGCCTCGGCGCCCCGCTCGCGGCCGTGGAGCTCCAGACCGCCATCGGAACGCTGCTGAAGCGCTTCCCCGCCCTGAAGCTGGCGACGCCGGCCGAGGAAGTGCGCTGGAACAAGACGTCGATCTGGCGCTATCCCCTCGAACTGCCCGTCACCTGGTGA
- a CDS encoding DUF1259 domain-containing protein has product MVTENRQQDTNARAITSRRRVLAAAALAPVLTAAGPAAARTLPTGTTGAAHGKRIKPVPTGLDDWADVAKALGRPGNMLRGTTYHTGFPRRDLHVVSEGVVVTPGLALGTHVAFVRYADGSTMLMGDVVVTEHELQRVTDTWQANGIEQTALHKHLLSQTPDIWWTHVHGHGHDAVALARGLRAGFDRTGTPPPVPPLPSAPVDLDIAGMEAALGAKGSIEDGLYKVVFVRRETIADGHLILPPGLGSSSAFNFQPLGRGRAALSGDCAMLTDEVPHVLRALRRGGIKLVELHNHHLSEDPRLFFTHFWAVGDGVALARALRPAVDATDVVPNI; this is encoded by the coding sequence ATGGTGACCGAGAACCGACAACAGGACACGAACGCACGGGCGATCACATCACGGCGGCGCGTACTGGCCGCCGCCGCGCTCGCGCCGGTACTGACCGCGGCGGGCCCCGCCGCGGCCCGCACCCTGCCCACCGGAACGACCGGGGCGGCGCACGGAAAACGGATCAAGCCGGTGCCGACCGGCCTGGACGACTGGGCGGACGTGGCGAAGGCGCTGGGCCGCCCCGGCAACATGCTGCGCGGCACGACCTACCACACGGGCTTTCCCCGGCGGGATCTCCACGTGGTCTCCGAGGGCGTCGTCGTCACACCGGGGCTCGCGCTGGGCACGCATGTGGCCTTCGTCCGCTACGCCGACGGCTCCACGATGCTCATGGGCGACGTGGTGGTCACCGAGCACGAGCTCCAGCGGGTGACCGACACATGGCAGGCGAACGGGATCGAGCAGACCGCGCTCCACAAGCACCTGCTCTCCCAGACCCCGGACATCTGGTGGACCCATGTCCACGGCCACGGCCACGACGCGGTGGCCCTGGCCCGCGGGCTGCGCGCGGGATTCGACCGCACCGGCACCCCGCCGCCCGTGCCGCCGCTGCCGTCGGCCCCGGTCGACCTGGACATCGCCGGGATGGAGGCGGCGCTCGGCGCCAAGGGCTCCATCGAGGACGGGCTCTACAAGGTCGTCTTCGTCCGCCGCGAGACCATCGCGGACGGCCATCTGATCCTGCCTCCCGGCCTCGGGTCGAGCAGTGCGTTCAACTTCCAGCCGCTGGGCCGCGGCCGGGCCGCGCTCAGCGGCGACTGCGCCATGCTCACCGATGAGGTCCCGCATGTGCTGAGGGCCCTGCGGCGCGGCGGGATCAAGCTCGTCGAGCTGCACAACCACCATCTGTCGGAGGACCCCCGCCTGTTCTTCACCCACTTCTGGGCGGTGGGCGACGGCGTCGCGCTCGCCCGCGCGCTGCGCCCCGCGGTGGACGCCACCGACGTCGTACCGAACATCTGA